Genomic segment of Rhodothermus sp.:
ATTCCGGTTCCGGAAGTCTCTCCGGAAGTGGTAAGCCTGCTGATCAGCGGGCTGACCGCTTCCATTGCGTTGCAGGAGGTGGGTCGTATTCGAGCAGGCGAAAAGGTACTGGTGACAGCAGCCGCCGGTGGTACCGGCCAGTATGCGGTGCAACTGGCACGCCTGGCTGGCTGTACGGTGATCGGCACCTGTGGCACGGCAGAAAAAGCGGCACTGCTTCGTGAACTGGGGTGCGATCGCGTGATCAATTACCGGGAGGAAGATGTAGGTCATGTACTCCGGCAAGAATTCCCGGAAGGCATCGACGTGATCTACGAGAGCGTAGGCGGTGAGCTGTTTGATCGCTGTCTGGAGGCGCTGGCACGGCACGGCCGGTTACTGTGCATCGGGTTTATCAGCGAGTATCTGACCGGTCCGCAGCCCGTAGCCCAACCGCGCATCTACGCTCGCTTAATCCCCAGGTCGGCTTCGGTGCATGGCTTTTTCCTGCCGCATTTTGTGACGCACTTCCGCGCGCATCTGCCCCGGCTCTTTCAGCTATACCGCACGGGTAAGTTGCGGGTGGCTGTTGACCCTACGCCTTTTCAAGGACTGGAATCGGTGCCGGATGCGGTTGAACATCTGCATGCTGGCCGTAATGTTGGCAAAGTAGTAGTTTGCCTGTAAATAACTGATGCAACTATGGCCCGTGACGCTTACATTTTCGAGGCGCTTCGTACGCCCCGCGGTCGGGGTAAGACGACCGGATCGCTTTACGAGGTCAAGCCCATTGATTTGCTCGCCACGCTCTTTATTGAACTCAAACGGCGCTATGAGCTGGACACGGCGCAGGTGGACGACGTCATGCTGGGTTGCGTGACCCCCATCGGCGAGCAGGGCGGAAATATTGCAAAGACGGCTGCCCTTTATGCAGGGTGGGATCTCTCGGTGCCCGGCGTACAGATTAACCGTTTTTGCGCCTCCGGGCTCGATGCGGTCAACCTGGCTGCCATGAAGGTGCGTTCTGGCTGGGAAGACCTGGTGGTGGCCGGCGGGATCGAGTCGATGTCGCGTGTGCCGATGGGAGCGGATGGAGGCCCTATGATGCTGGATCCGGCCGTCAGTATGAAGATCGGTTTCGTACCGCAGGGCATTGGGGCGGATCTGATTGCGACGATCGAAGGATTTTCGCGCGAAGATGTCGACCGCTATGCGCTCTGCTCGCAACAGCGGGCCGCGCATGCCCGGGCCAACGGCTACTTCAAGTCGATCGTACCGGTACGCGACCAGAACGGACTGGTGGTGCTGGCCGAAGATGAACATATTCGGCCCGACACCACGCTTGAAGCACTGGCCGCACTGCCGCCGGCTTTCGAGATGATGGGCACAATGGGCTTCGACGACGTGGCCCTGCAAAAATACGTCACCGTCGAGCGCATCAACCATGTGCACACGGCAGGCAACTCGTCGGGCATTGTCGATGGCGCTGCGCTTGTGCTGATCGGTTCTCGCGAAAAGGGCGAAGCGCTGGGTCTGAAGCCGAGGGCCCGGATCGTCTCGGCTGCGCTGGTAGGTACCGAGCCCACGATCATGCTGACCGGACCGGCACCGGCCTCGAAAAAAGCGCTTCAAAAGGCCGGCATGACGCTCGACGACATCGACCTGATTGAGGTCAACGAGGCGTTTGCAGCTGTGGTGCTCAAGTTTATACGGGATATGGGGCTGGAAGACGAGGGGCCGGAGCGGGTGAACGTGAATGGCGGTGCTATCGCGATGGGCCACCCGCTGGGGGCCACGGGGGCTATGCTGCTGGGAACAGCTTTGGACGAGCTGGAGCGCCGCGACCTGTCGACGGCCCTGATCACGCTATGCGTGGGCGGGGGTATGGGTATTGCCACCATCATCGAACGGGTGTGACCACCATGACCGAACAGGAAGCATTGGCCATTCGGTACGAGCAGGATGCCGAAGGCATCGTTACACTGACCATGGACCTGCCGGGGCGTGCGACGAATGTCATCAACGAAACGTTCGTCGAAGCGCTGGCCATCACGCTGGATCGCCTGGAACAGGCAAAAGAGACCATCACAGGCGTCATTCTGACCTCGGCCAAGTCCACATTCCTGGCGGGTGCCGATCTTGAAGGGTTGCTGGCGCTGCGCGATCCGGCCGAGGCGTTTCGTCGTGCCGAGCAGTTCAAGGGGTTGCTGCGGCGTCTGGAAACGCTGGGGCGTCCTGTGGTGGCTGCCATCAACGGAGCGGCGCTGGGTGGAGGTATGGAACTGGCCCTGGCCTGCCATCGACGCATTGTGCGCGATGATCCGGCCATTCGCCTGGGCTTTCCAGAAGTGACGCTGGGACTGATTCCCGGAGGCGGCGGCATCACTCGTCTGGTGCGGCTGC
This window contains:
- a CDS encoding quinone oxidoreductase family protein; its protein translation is MLLPETYRKLIAHRRSPHFREATSIVEVPMPRPGPGELLIRNRYAGVNATDVNITAGRYQPDLTPPFDLGVEAVGEVVAVGEGVQAFQPGDPVGTIKLGGGYAEYQLVPAKHAIPVPEVSPEVVSLLISGLTASIALQEVGRIRAGEKVLVTAAAGGTGQYAVQLARLAGCTVIGTCGTAEKAALLRELGCDRVINYREEDVGHVLRQEFPEGIDVIYESVGGELFDRCLEALARHGRLLCIGFISEYLTGPQPVAQPRIYARLIPRSASVHGFFLPHFVTHFRAHLPRLFQLYRTGKLRVAVDPTPFQGLESVPDAVEHLHAGRNVGKVVVCL
- a CDS encoding acetyl-CoA C-acetyltransferase, whose protein sequence is MARDAYIFEALRTPRGRGKTTGSLYEVKPIDLLATLFIELKRRYELDTAQVDDVMLGCVTPIGEQGGNIAKTAALYAGWDLSVPGVQINRFCASGLDAVNLAAMKVRSGWEDLVVAGGIESMSRVPMGADGGPMMLDPAVSMKIGFVPQGIGADLIATIEGFSREDVDRYALCSQQRAAHARANGYFKSIVPVRDQNGLVVLAEDEHIRPDTTLEALAALPPAFEMMGTMGFDDVALQKYVTVERINHVHTAGNSSGIVDGAALVLIGSREKGEALGLKPRARIVSAALVGTEPTIMLTGPAPASKKALQKAGMTLDDIDLIEVNEAFAAVVLKFIRDMGLEDEGPERVNVNGGAIAMGHPLGATGAMLLGTALDELERRDLSTALITLCVGGGMGIATIIERV